The following are encoded together in the Myxococcales bacterium genome:
- a CDS encoding DUF4352 domain-containing protein produces MKVSIALVAVLGCFSCTSESVNNSAGGAAGVGSATGTGGGGGVADSGLAGAGGTVAQDASTPIHKLNETAHAADYDLSITGMAEAAEDSGACPIPYYFMPPAGKVKLGVEVQIVATTNTSVNVNPFYAKLTDSTGYAYTSTFGGCEPELKSVKLAPGETAKGWITFELPATSVGLTFIFNPLIVGNGNNEVKFDLGQ; encoded by the coding sequence ATGAAGGTCTCGATCGCCCTTGTCGCCGTGCTCGGTTGCTTCAGTTGCACGAGCGAGAGCGTTAACAACAGCGCGGGCGGCGCCGCGGGAGTCGGTTCAGCAACTGGCACGGGTGGGGGCGGAGGCGTAGCCGATAGCGGTCTCGCTGGCGCCGGTGGGACCGTTGCGCAGGACGCCAGCACGCCCATCCACAAGCTGAACGAGACGGCGCACGCGGCCGACTATGATCTCTCAATCACCGGCATGGCCGAAGCGGCCGAGGACAGCGGCGCCTGCCCGATTCCGTACTACTTCATGCCGCCCGCTGGGAAGGTCAAGCTCGGCGTCGAGGTCCAGATCGTTGCAACCACGAACACTTCCGTCAACGTGAACCCATTCTACGCGAAGCTCACGGACTCGACTGGATACGCCTACACATCAACGTTCGGCGGCTGCGAGCCCGAGCTCAAGTCCGTGAAGCTCGCCCCGGGAGAGACAGCGAAGGGGTGGATCACGTTCGAGCTCCCGGCAACCTCGGTGGGGCTCACGTTCATCTTCAACCCACTCATCGTGGGCAACGGAAACAACGAAGTGAAGTTCGACTTGGGGCAGTGA